The Paenibacillus sp. RUD330 genome has a segment encoding these proteins:
- a CDS encoding N-acetylmannosamine-6-phosphate 2-epimerase — translation MLERIRGGLVVSCQALEQEPLHSPFIMAKMALAAEQGGAAGIRANSKPDILAIKSEVGLPVIGIVKRDYKDSEVFITATRREIDELLESGCEMIALDATSRPRPGGETLSGLVGYCRSRSAAVQLMADISTLEEAAEAERLGFDCVSTTLHGYTPGTSGRHLYDDDFRFLRDVVERAAIPVVAEGNVLTPEMFGRCLELGAAAAVVGGAITRPKGITERFLSAAGGKEGMQLK, via the coding sequence ATGCTGGAGCGGATCAGAGGCGGTCTTGTCGTTTCCTGCCAAGCGCTGGAGCAGGAGCCTCTGCACAGCCCGTTCATCATGGCCAAAATGGCGCTGGCGGCGGAGCAGGGCGGAGCTGCGGGCATCCGGGCGAATTCCAAGCCCGATATTCTCGCCATCAAAAGCGAGGTCGGCCTGCCGGTCATCGGCATCGTGAAGCGGGATTACAAGGACAGCGAAGTCTTCATAACAGCCACGAGACGGGAAATCGACGAGCTGCTGGAATCCGGCTGCGAGATGATCGCGCTGGATGCCACCTCTCGCCCGCGTCCGGGCGGCGAGACGCTGAGCGGACTGGTCGGCTACTGCCGCAGCAGAAGCGCCGCCGTGCAGCTGATGGCTGACATCTCGACGCTGGAGGAGGCGGCGGAGGCCGAGCGGCTCGGCTTCGACTGCGTGTCCACGACGCTGCACGGCTACACGCCGGGCACTTCGGGACGGCATCTGTACGATGACGATTTCCGGTTTCTGCGGGATGTCGTGGAGCGTGCAGCGATTCCGGTCGTCGCCGAGGGCAATGTGCTGACGCCGGAAATGTTCGGCCGCTGCCTGGAGCTTGGGGCGGCAGCGGCCGTCGTAGGCGGCGCCATTACGCGGCCGAAGGGGATTACGGAGCGTTTTCTCTCGGCAGCGGGAGGCAAGGAAGGCATGCAGCTGAAATAG